A single genomic interval of Bacillus sp. es.036 harbors:
- a CDS encoding DUF3899 domain-containing protein, whose amino-acid sequence MKSLTFKSGILVFLAIVASMIISITSDVGFGLQPVSDILFMIALGMLLIGAALHVVQTGFFDGIVYSFKRYFRNTAKRQMIEEDHSEIKYQLDYDNPITYPLLLAGAFCTIITIIISIALIQ is encoded by the coding sequence ATGAAATCACTTACATTTAAGTCAGGTATACTGGTTTTCCTGGCTATTGTTGCTTCAATGATCATATCGATTACATCTGATGTAGGGTTTGGCTTACAGCCAGTGTCCGATATTCTCTTTATGATTGCTCTCGGAATGTTACTAATCGGTGCAGCTCTTCATGTGGTTCAGACTGGCTTCTTCGACGGCATCGTGTATTCCTTCAAACGCTATTTTCGAAATACAGCCAAACGCCAAATGATTGAAGAAGATCATTCTGAAATTAAATATCAGCTGGATTATGATAACCCCATTACTTATCCTCTTCTACTTGCTGGTGCTTTTTGTACGATCATTACGATTATAATTTCCATTGCTCTCATTCAGTAG